The nucleotide window AATTTAGGTGCGGGAGAATCAACTGTTCTTAGTTTTGCCTTAGAACATCCAGATTACCGTACTGTCATTGACGATCGTGCGGCTCGTCGTTGCGCTCTTTCTCTGGGAATTTGAACCCTAGGAACAGGATAAATTTTAGTGTTCGCCAAACGACGAGGCTTAATTGATTCAGCCACTCAAGCCATTGAATAGGTACGAAAAGTTGGCTTATGGTTATCTAATGATGTATAGCGCTTCGCGCTAGGCAATAGGCTCTCTAGCAATAGCTTGTATGGCTTAGGTTCTAAGGCTTCAAGCTGTACCTCATAGAAGAGAGAAACGATGTAGTCAATTTATTGAAAGATAAAGCAGGCAAATAATAGTTAAGTCATTCAAAAATAAGGAAACTATCAGCACCATCGTGTGTCATCCATTAAAGAAGGATTGCCAACTCTGGGTAAAGAACCATGATTCAACCAAAAACTTTATTCCTGTCCACCCTAGCAGCGGGATTGATATTCACCCCACCCGCACTGAGTCTACCCGAAGCATCCGTACTGGCTCAGTTTAGTAGCGAAGAACAAACGCGGATTCAAGTCTATAGCCAAGCCAGTCCTGCGGTAGTGACGATTAAAGCTGGACGAGGTTCAGGTTCTGGGAGTATTGTCCGCTCCGATGGTTTAGTGTTGACCAATGAGCATGTGGTTTCTGACGCGAGACGGGGAAGAGTGGAGGTGAGAACAGCCCAAGGACAACGATATCAGGGTTATGTCATTGCAGTCGATCGCCGCAACGATCTAGCCTTAGTTTATCTGCAAACCAACGATACCCTACCCACGATCCCGATCGCCAATCGCCAAGGCGTACAAGTCGGTCAACAAGTTTATGCTATTGGTAGTCCTTTTGGCCTTTCCGGAACCATTACCACGGGTATCCTCAGTCGCATCGACCCAGAAAACAGAGACCTACAAACCGATGCAGCGCTTAATCCTGGTAATTCAGGCGGCCCCTTACTCAACTCCCGTGGAGAACTCATAGGAGTCAATAAAGCCATTTTAAGTCGAGATGGAACCAATAGCGGTATCGGCTTTGCCACCAATGCCTCAATTGCCCGCGAGTTTATTGTCGCCAATGGCAATCAACGCGATCCTGGCTTTCCAGATGATAGTGTGGCTCGACGCAATCCCAATTATCCTCCAGATCATGGCAATAGTCGCGATCGCTTTTCTGACCGTCCTCGTTTAGGCGTTACCGTCGATCAAGACTTAATTGTACTAGAGGTAGAACGGGGTTCTTTAGCCGCAGATATTGGATTTCGACCCGGCGATCGCCTCTTGGCCATTAATCACCGTCGTTTACGCGGAGTCAATGACCTGATCGGCTTCCTGGAAACCCGTCCCCGCTCGATGTTGCTCACCGTGCGACGTAATCGGAGAATTGCCGAAGTCTTGGTTGAGTTTTAGAGCGCTAGGCAATAGGCAATAGTCTGTCCCCATCCCCCCATTCCCAAAAGCGCTATAAA belongs to Roseofilum reptotaenium CS-1145 and includes:
- a CDS encoding S1C family serine protease is translated as MIQPKTLFLSTLAAGLIFTPPALSLPEASVLAQFSSEEQTRIQVYSQASPAVVTIKAGRGSGSGSIVRSDGLVLTNEHVVSDARRGRVEVRTAQGQRYQGYVIAVDRRNDLALVYLQTNDTLPTIPIANRQGVQVGQQVYAIGSPFGLSGTITTGILSRIDPENRDLQTDAALNPGNSGGPLLNSRGELIGVNKAILSRDGTNSGIGFATNASIAREFIVANGNQRDPGFPDDSVARRNPNYPPDHGNSRDRFSDRPRLGVTVDQDLIVLEVERGSLAADIGFRPGDRLLAINHRRLRGVNDLIGFLETRPRSMLLTVRRNRRIAEVLVEF